From the genome of Lentilactobacillus buchneri, one region includes:
- the opp3b gene encoding oligopeptide ABC transporter permease has translation MAKYLGKRIFYIILTLFIVSTITFFLMKLMPGTPLTNQAKLTPTQIHQIYKQYGLDKPVWQQYLAYLGGIIHGNFGTSFQFSNQPVSYLISSRLGPSLIIGGQGMVLGVLAGLVVGAVGAIKANTWVDTSATIISILFISIPSFVLAVLLQYYLGLKLRLFPIADWGGFMYTVLPTLALAASPLAETARFMRTEMVDVLSSDYIELAKAKGLNKVGIIYHHALRNSLIPVVTIIGPLAVNIMTGSMVVENIFSIPGIGEQFVKSILTNDYPTIMGLTIVYSAMLCVVLLITDIVYGLIDPRIRINK, from the coding sequence ATGGCAAAATACTTGGGAAAACGAATATTCTACATTATTCTGACCTTGTTTATCGTCAGTACGATTACCTTTTTCTTGATGAAATTAATGCCTGGTACTCCATTGACTAACCAAGCCAAATTGACACCGACACAGATTCATCAAATTTATAAACAGTATGGGTTGGACAAACCTGTCTGGCAGCAATACCTGGCCTACCTGGGTGGCATCATCCACGGTAACTTCGGGACTTCCTTCCAATTCAGTAACCAACCGGTTTCATACTTAATTTCCAGTCGACTTGGACCATCTCTGATCATTGGTGGTCAAGGAATGGTACTGGGAGTTCTTGCAGGATTGGTTGTTGGTGCCGTTGGTGCCATCAAAGCCAATACTTGGGTTGATACTTCAGCTACCATCATCTCGATTCTGTTTATTTCAATTCCTTCATTCGTTTTGGCGGTCCTCTTGCAGTACTACCTGGGGTTGAAATTGAGATTATTCCCAATCGCCGACTGGGGCGGGTTTATGTATACCGTCCTGCCGACCTTGGCGCTGGCCGCGTCGCCATTAGCCGAAACCGCCCGATTCATGCGGACAGAAATGGTGGACGTGTTGAGTTCAGATTATATTGAACTGGCAAAGGCCAAGGGACTCAACAAAGTTGGAATTATTTACCACCACGCACTGCGAAACAGTTTAATTCCAGTTGTCACGATTATTGGACCGCTGGCCGTTAACATTATGACCGGTTCAATGGTTGTTGAAAATATCTTCTCGATTCCCGGAATCGGTGAACAATTCGTTAAGTCGATTTTGACCAACGATTATCCAACCATCATGGGACTGACAATTGTGTATAGTGCGATGCTTTGTGTTGTGCTGTTGATTACTGATATTGTTTATGGATTAATTGATCCACGAATCAGAATTAATAAGTAG